Proteins co-encoded in one Capsicum annuum cultivar UCD-10X-F1 chromosome 9, UCD10Xv1.1, whole genome shotgun sequence genomic window:
- the LOC107842477 gene encoding probable E3 ubiquitin-protein ligase ZFP1: MSHGNRIVDLEADQQGQEFFHSAPCMFYAQPNVHAAVPAPGNAGNIYLHHVPDHQEGALTYGLTQYNGVQHQHPDLASSASSIHYNPYMAVSSASRDFPVPVNHGPHDQLQSGSHNIVGMNSDYGRNNHYMDNVRGSFKRKNAEGIPANLQYHHALAGSSSSVAPVIARPHESDVLMDAASFTPPDYGGNSSSFIEDGAPRSMSNSSGASGPENVARHNHNHLFQGNYISQTHQLPGNPWLDLQFNSNGSETQTWAWNQAAPLPYVPGGIGGCINAGNMGVLGYQMTSSNGGLTSFLHPPVPQGHPGFHHLPPNIQGMRGQPITFPPQMTAPSSHHLPNTSSNVATNLMQGVVEAGPRYMPSLPTGFRFYRPHQRATVLERNTRHRNLPNMRVLPEDGVAMLDVSGYREVNSPIDQHGDMRLDIDHMSYEELLALGEQIGNVTTGLSDEIIVSRLETRSFSSPGIPFTLETAACLDHETDFCVICQANYNNQETIGTLDCGHEYHAECVKKWLVVKNSCPICKSTGLSKEQKNS, from the exons ATGTCGCACGGTAATCGTATAGTTGATTTAGAAGCAGATCAGCAAGGTCAAGAGTTTTTTCATTCTGCGCCTTGCATGTTTTATGCACAGCCTAATGTCCATGCAGCAGTACCAGCTCCTGGAAATGCTGGTAATATCTATTTGCACCATGTACCAGACCATCAAGAGGGTGCCTTAACATATGGGTTGACACAGTACAATGGGGTTCAACATCAGCATCCTGACCTAGCCAGTTCTGCTTCTTCAATTCATTACAATCCGTACATGGCTGTTTCATCCGCTTCTAGAGATTTCCCTGTTCCAGTAAATCATGGGCCACATGATCAGCTTCAATCGGGCTCTCACAACATCGTTGGAATGAATTCAGACTATGGAAGGAACAATCATTACATGGACAATGTCAGAGGATCATTTAAGAGAAAGAATGCTGAAGGAATTCCTGCAAATCTTCAATATCATCATGCTTTGGCAGGTTCCAGTTCTTCTGTTGCTCCAGTGATTGCAAGACCACATGAATCTGATGTTTTAATGGATGCTGCATCATTTACACCACCAGATTATGGAGGCAattcatcatcattcattgagGATGGAGCACCTAGAAGTATGAGTAACAGTTCTGGTGCTAGTGGTCCAGAAAATGTTGCAAGGCATAACCATAATCATTTATTTCAAGGAAACTATATAAGTCAGACCCATCAGCTGCCTGGAAATCCCTGGTTGGACCTGCAGTTCAACAGCAATGGCAGTGAGACTCAAACTTGGGCATGGAATCAGGCTGCTCCGTTACCCTATGTACCTG GTGGGATTGGAGGCTGCATAAATGCCGGAAACATGGGCGTGCTAGGTTATCAAATGACATCTAGCAATGGAGGTTTGACTAGTTTTCTGCATCCACCCGTCCCTCAAGGGCACCCAGGCTTTCATCATCTGCCACCTAATATTCAAGGAATGAGAGGCCAGCCTATCACCTTCCCTCCGCAAATGACAGCACCATCCTCACACCACTTACCAAATACTTCGTCCAATGTCGCCACTAACCTAATGCAAGGCGTTGTAGAGGCAGGGCCCAGATATATGCCCTCTCTACCAACTGGCTTCAGATTTTACAGGCCTCATCAAAGGGCTACCGTGCTTGAAAGGAATACTAGACATCGGAACCTCCCTAACATGAGAGTTCTGCCAGAAGAT GGAGTGGCAATGCTGGATGTTTCAGGCTACCGTGAAGTTAACAGTCCCATTGATCAGCATGGAGATATGCGTTTGGACATAGATCACATGTCCTACGAG GAACTTCTTGCACTGGGGGAGCAGATTGGCAATGTAACAACTGGGTTGTCAGATGAAATAATCGTTAGCCGTTTGGAAACAAGATCATTTTCATCCCCGGGGATTCCTTTCACCCTGGAAACTGctgcatgtttggatcacgaaacTGATTTCTGCGTCATATGCCAG GCTAATTACAACAACCAAGAAACTATAGGAACTCTTGATTGTGGGCATGAATATCACGCGGAGTGTGTAAAGAAGTGGTTGGTTGTGAAGAACTCTTGCCCCATCTGCAAATCCACTGGATTgtcaaaagaacaaaaaaattcgTGA